In Acidobacteriota bacterium, the DNA window AAACACGAACGCCTGGCTTGCGAAGAAGGGCAGTCGTAGTAACGGCCGCACGGTTGCGCAGCCAAGGGTCAGACGAGAAGAAGGTCAGAAATTCGATTAGGATCTCGTCAATCGTGACGATTTCAGCTTCCGCAAGCACGGTCTTGTCAAAGGTCAAGGCCTGGGCATGACTGCTATCACCAGGGTTGGTCAGGGCGACCCAGTAAAAAGTGTCGGCGAAAACGGCTCTCACTCGTCTCTCTTCGGCAAACCATATACATAGTGATCGACTTGGCTGGCGCCATCGCTGGGCAGCTTG includes these proteins:
- a CDS encoding PIN domain-containing protein; its protein translation is MRAVFADTFYWVALTNPGDSSHAQALTFDKTVLAEAEIVTIDEILIEFLTFFSSDPWLRNRAAVTTTALLRKPGVRVLPQNRDSFLAGLELYTARPDKGYSLTDCIAMQTMRRHGIMEILTNDRHFSQEGFRALFVDA